In Lonchura striata isolate bLonStr1 chromosome 11, bLonStr1.mat, whole genome shotgun sequence, the following proteins share a genomic window:
- the LOC110483956 gene encoding tropomyosin alpha-1 chain isoform X1, whose product MDAIKKKMQMLKLDKENALDRAEQAEADKKAAEERSKQLEDELVALQKKLKATEDELDKYSESLKDAQEKLELADKKATDAESEVASLNRRIQLVEEELDRAQERLATALQKLEEAEKAADESERGMKVIENRAQKDEEKMEIQEIQLKEAKHIAEEADRKYEEVARKLVIIESDLERAEERAELSESKCAELEEELKTVTNNLKSLEAQAEKYSQKEDKYEEEIKVLTDKLKEAETRAEFAERSVTKLEKSIDDLEDELYAQKLKYKAISEELDHALNDMTSI is encoded by the exons ATGGATGCCATCAAGAAGAAGATGCAGATGCTGAAGCTGGACAAGGAGAACGCCTTGGACAGAGCCGAGCAAGCCGAAGCGGACAAGAAGGCAGCGGAGGAGAGAAGCAAGCAG CTGGAGGACGAGCTGGTGGCTCTACAAAAGAAGCTGAAGGCCACTGAGGATGAGCTGGACAAATACTCCGAGTCCCTTAAAGATGCACAGGAAAAGTTGGAACTGGCTGACAAAAAGGCCACAGAT GCTGAGAGTGAAGTAGCTTCTCTGAACAGACGCATCCAGCTGGTTGAGGAAGAGTTGGATCGGGCTCAGGAGCGCTTGGCCACTGCCCTGCAGAAGCTGGAGGAGGCTGAGAAGGCTGCAGATGAGAGTGAAAG AGGAATGAAGGTCATTGAAAATAGAGCCCAGAAGGATGAAGAGAAGATGGAAATCCAGGAGATCCAGCTTAAAGAGGCTAAGCACATTGCTGAAGAGGCTGACCGCAAGTATGAAGAG GTGGCTCGTAAGCTGGTGATCATTGAGAGTGACCTGGAGCGCGCTGAGGAGCGTGCTGAGCTATCAGAAAG CAAATGTGCTGAGCTTGAAGAGGAGTTGAAAACTGTGACCAACAACCTGAAGTCGCTGGAGGCTCAGGCTGAGAAG TACTCACAGAAAGAAGACAAGTATGAAGAGGAGATAAAAGTTCTGACTGACAAACTGAAGGAG GCTGAGACCCGTGCTGAGTTTGCTGAGAGGTCAGTAACCAAGCTGGAGAAGAGCATTGATGACCTAGAAG ATGAGCTCTATGCTCAGAAACTGAAGTACAAAGCCATCAGTGAGGAGCTGGACCACGCTCTCAATGATATGACTTCCAT
- the LOC110483956 gene encoding uncharacterized protein LOC110483956 isoform X4, with protein sequence MDAIKKKMQMLKLDKENALDRAEQAEADKKAAEERSKQLEDELVALQKKLKATEDELDKYSESLKDAQEKLELADKKATDAESEVASLNRRIQLVEEELDRAQERLATALQKLEEAEKAADESERGMKVIENRAQKDEEKMEIQEIQLKEAKHIAEEADRKYEEVARKLVIIESDLERAEERAELSESKCAELEEELKTVTNNLKSLEAQAEKYSQKEDKYEEEIKVLTDKLKEAETRAEFAERSVTKLEKSIDDLEEKVAHAKEENLNMHQMLDQTLLELNNM encoded by the exons ATGGATGCCATCAAGAAGAAGATGCAGATGCTGAAGCTGGACAAGGAGAACGCCTTGGACAGAGCCGAGCAAGCCGAAGCGGACAAGAAGGCAGCGGAGGAGAGAAGCAAGCAG CTGGAGGACGAGCTGGTGGCTCTACAAAAGAAGCTGAAGGCCACTGAGGATGAGCTGGACAAATACTCCGAGTCCCTTAAAGATGCACAGGAAAAGTTGGAACTGGCTGACAAAAAGGCCACAGAT GCTGAGAGTGAAGTAGCTTCTCTGAACAGACGCATCCAGCTGGTTGAGGAAGAGTTGGATCGGGCTCAGGAGCGCTTGGCCACTGCCCTGCAGAAGCTGGAGGAGGCTGAGAAGGCTGCAGATGAGAGTGAAAG AGGAATGAAGGTCATTGAAAATAGAGCCCAGAAGGATGAAGAGAAGATGGAAATCCAGGAGATCCAGCTTAAAGAGGCTAAGCACATTGCTGAAGAGGCTGACCGCAAGTATGAAGAG GTGGCTCGTAAGCTGGTGATCATTGAGAGTGACCTGGAGCGCGCTGAGGAGCGTGCTGAGCTATCAGAAAG CAAATGTGCTGAGCTTGAAGAGGAGTTGAAAACTGTGACCAACAACCTGAAGTCGCTGGAGGCTCAGGCTGAGAAG TACTCACAGAAAGAAGACAAGTATGAAGAGGAGATAAAAGTTCTGACTGACAAACTGAAGGAG GCTGAGACCCGTGCTGAGTTTGCTGAGAGGTCAGTAACCAAGCTGGAGAAGAGCATTGATGACCTAGAAG
- the LOC110483956 gene encoding uncharacterized protein LOC110483956 isoform X2, producing MDAIKKKMQMLKLDKENALDRAEQAEADKKAAEERSKQLEDELVALQKKLKATEDELDKYSESLKDAQEKLELADKKATDAESEVASLNRRIQLVEEELDRAQERLATALQKLEEAEKAADESERGMKVIENRAQKDEEKMEIQEIQLKEAKHIAEEADRKYEEVARKLVIIESDLERAEERAELSESKCAELEEELKTVTNNLKSLEAQAEKYSQKEDKYEEEIKVLTDKLKEAETRAEFAERSVTKLEKSIDDLEDQLYQQLEQNSRLTNELKLALNED from the exons ATGGATGCCATCAAGAAGAAGATGCAGATGCTGAAGCTGGACAAGGAGAACGCCTTGGACAGAGCCGAGCAAGCCGAAGCGGACAAGAAGGCAGCGGAGGAGAGAAGCAAGCAG CTGGAGGACGAGCTGGTGGCTCTACAAAAGAAGCTGAAGGCCACTGAGGATGAGCTGGACAAATACTCCGAGTCCCTTAAAGATGCACAGGAAAAGTTGGAACTGGCTGACAAAAAGGCCACAGAT GCTGAGAGTGAAGTAGCTTCTCTGAACAGACGCATCCAGCTGGTTGAGGAAGAGTTGGATCGGGCTCAGGAGCGCTTGGCCACTGCCCTGCAGAAGCTGGAGGAGGCTGAGAAGGCTGCAGATGAGAGTGAAAG AGGAATGAAGGTCATTGAAAATAGAGCCCAGAAGGATGAAGAGAAGATGGAAATCCAGGAGATCCAGCTTAAAGAGGCTAAGCACATTGCTGAAGAGGCTGACCGCAAGTATGAAGAG GTGGCTCGTAAGCTGGTGATCATTGAGAGTGACCTGGAGCGCGCTGAGGAGCGTGCTGAGCTATCAGAAAG CAAATGTGCTGAGCTTGAAGAGGAGTTGAAAACTGTGACCAACAACCTGAAGTCGCTGGAGGCTCAGGCTGAGAAG TACTCACAGAAAGAAGACAAGTATGAAGAGGAGATAAAAGTTCTGACTGACAAACTGAAGGAG GCTGAGACCCGTGCTGAGTTTGCTGAGAGGTCAGTAACCAAGCTGGAGAAGAGCATTGATGACCTAGAAG
- the LOC110483956 gene encoding uncharacterized protein LOC110483956 isoform X3, with protein MAAMSSLEAVRRKIRSLQEQADAAEERAGRLQREVDQERALREEAESEVASLNRRIQLVEEELDRAQERLATALQKLEEAEKAADESERGMKVIENRAQKDEEKMEIQEIQLKEAKHIAEEADRKYEEVARKLVIIESDLERAEERAELSESKCAELEEELKTVTNNLKSLEAQAEKYSQKEDKYEEEIKVLTDKLKEAETRAEFAERSVTKLEKSIDDLEDQLYQQLEQNSRLTNELKLALNED; from the exons ATGGCGGCGATGAGCTCGCTCGAGGCCGTGCGCAGGAAGATTCGCAGCCTGCAGGAGCAGGCGGACGCCGCCGAGGAGCGGGCGGGACGGCTGCAGCGGGAGGTGGACCAGGAGCGGGCGTTGCGGGAGGAG GCTGAGAGTGAAGTAGCTTCTCTGAACAGACGCATCCAGCTGGTTGAGGAAGAGTTGGATCGGGCTCAGGAGCGCTTGGCCACTGCCCTGCAGAAGCTGGAGGAGGCTGAGAAGGCTGCAGATGAGAGTGAAAG AGGAATGAAGGTCATTGAAAATAGAGCCCAGAAGGATGAAGAGAAGATGGAAATCCAGGAGATCCAGCTTAAAGAGGCTAAGCACATTGCTGAAGAGGCTGACCGCAAGTATGAAGAG GTGGCTCGTAAGCTGGTGATCATTGAGAGTGACCTGGAGCGCGCTGAGGAGCGTGCTGAGCTATCAGAAAG CAAATGTGCTGAGCTTGAAGAGGAGTTGAAAACTGTGACCAACAACCTGAAGTCGCTGGAGGCTCAGGCTGAGAAG TACTCACAGAAAGAAGACAAGTATGAAGAGGAGATAAAAGTTCTGACTGACAAACTGAAGGAG GCTGAGACCCGTGCTGAGTTTGCTGAGAGGTCAGTAACCAAGCTGGAGAAGAGCATTGATGACCTAGAAG